A region from the uncultured Macellibacteroides sp. genome encodes:
- the nadC gene encoding carboxylating nicotinate-nucleotide diphosphorylase: MEHLIDELIKLAFAEDVGDGDHTTLSCIPDTAMGKSQLIIKEDGVLAGVEMAKRIFHYFDPSLKVTVFINDGAEVKVGDIALKVEGKVQSLLQTERLMLNVMQRMSGIATTTRSYVKLLEGTKTRVLDTRKTTPGMRMIEKEAVKIGGGVNHRIGLFDMILLKDNHVDFAGGITQAITRAQEYLKTKGKDLKIEIEVRNFDELEEAMQVGGIDRIMLDNFNIENTKEAVRRIAGRFETESSGGITFTTLRAYAECGVDYISVGALTHSVKSLDMSLKACE; the protein is encoded by the coding sequence ATGGAACATTTAATAGACGAGCTTATTAAATTAGCTTTTGCTGAAGATGTTGGTGATGGCGATCACACCACCCTTTCATGTATCCCGGATACTGCCATGGGCAAATCTCAGCTAATCATTAAAGAGGATGGAGTACTTGCCGGTGTCGAAATGGCAAAACGAATTTTCCATTATTTCGACCCAAGTCTGAAGGTTACAGTCTTTATAAACGACGGAGCAGAGGTTAAGGTTGGCGATATAGCATTGAAAGTGGAAGGAAAGGTTCAGTCTCTTTTGCAGACCGAACGCCTGATGCTGAACGTAATGCAACGCATGAGTGGTATTGCCACAACAACACGTAGTTATGTAAAATTGCTGGAGGGAACGAAAACCCGCGTACTGGATACCCGCAAAACAACTCCGGGTATGCGTATGATCGAGAAAGAAGCCGTTAAAATTGGCGGAGGCGTAAACCATCGCATCGGTCTTTTCGACATGATACTGCTTAAAGATAATCACGTGGACTTTGCCGGGGGTATCACCCAGGCCATTACCCGCGCGCAGGAATACCTGAAGACTAAAGGCAAAGATTTAAAGATTGAAATCGAGGTCCGTAATTTTGACGAGCTTGAAGAAGCCATGCAAGTAGGTGGTATCGATCGCATCATGCTTGATAACTTCAATATTGAAAATACAAAAGAGGCTGTTCGCCGTATTGCCGGACGTTTCGAAACCGAATCATCGGGAGGAATTACTTTCACCACATTGCGTGCCTATGCGGAATGTGGCGTAGACTATATCTCTGTTGGCGCCCTTACCCATTCGGTAAAGAGTCTCGATATGAGCTTGAAAGCCTGCGAATAA
- a CDS encoding DUF4783 domain-containing protein — protein sequence MRRITFMLSLLILSLSIYAANVNPISSAFTSGNASALENSMDKEVDFVLLSNTKNCSGKEAVQLLAEFFASNKPSGFTIVHQAEKTTTGFYVGKLTCGQSSYRVNITYKISGDSILIQSIRIE from the coding sequence ATGAGAAGAATTACCTTTATGTTGTCGCTACTGATTCTTTCACTGAGTATTTATGCAGCGAATGTGAATCCTATTTCCTCTGCTTTTACAAGCGGAAATGCCTCAGCACTCGAAAACAGTATGGATAAAGAAGTGGATTTTGTACTGTTATCCAATACTAAAAACTGCTCTGGAAAAGAGGCCGTTCAGTTACTTGCCGAATTCTTTGCATCCAATAAGCCTAGTGGATTTACGATTGTACACCAGGCCGAAAAAACAACTACCGGATTTTACGTGGGTAAACTAACCTGCGGACAATCAAGTTACCGTGTAAACATTACGTACAAAATATCGGGAGATTCAATTTTAATACAATCAATCAGAATAGAATAA
- the rlmH gene encoding 23S rRNA (pseudouridine(1915)-N(3))-methyltransferase RlmH yields the protein MKISLVVIGKTDAAYFVDAINEYKSRLVHYIPFEMEVIPDIKNVKNLREDQQKEKEGELILKTLQPGDYLVLLDEHGKSFTSMEFATYIERKMHVVPKRLVFVIGGPYGFSEAVYKAASEKISLSKMTFSHQMIRLIFVEQIYRAMTILNNEPYHHE from the coding sequence ATGAAGATTTCACTTGTCGTAATTGGTAAAACTGACGCCGCGTATTTTGTGGATGCGATTAATGAATACAAGAGCAGACTGGTTCATTATATACCCTTCGAAATGGAAGTGATACCCGATATTAAGAATGTAAAAAACTTACGGGAAGATCAGCAGAAAGAGAAAGAAGGAGAATTGATTTTAAAGACGTTACAACCGGGAGATTACCTGGTTTTGCTAGATGAACATGGAAAGTCTTTTACCTCCATGGAGTTTGCCACATACATAGAACGGAAGATGCATGTTGTTCCCAAGCGACTGGTTTTTGTTATCGGCGGACCGTACGGTTTTAGTGAGGCTGTTTATAAAGCGGCTTCGGAGAAAATATCTCTTAGCAAAATGACATTCTCGCATCAGATGATTCGTCTTATCTTTGTGGAACAGATTTACAGGGCAATGACAATTCTAAATAACGAACCTTATCATCACGAATAG